The Anopheles coluzzii chromosome 2, AcolN3, whole genome shotgun sequence genome window below encodes:
- the LOC120947343 gene encoding EEF1A lysine methyltransferase 2, with protein sequence MSEQIEELEGSELGTKDFWESSYTREIANYRDHGDVGEVWFDEDSQNRIICWIAKQEDEIKADDSIIDLGCGNGMMLIELAREGYTKLTGIDYSPKAIELSKAICRDQDLNINYQVVDLMSEPEVAALGQFKVVHDKGTYDAISLHPEDAKTMRMHYIANVHRMLQDDGLFILTSCNWTESELVQSFAELFKLHTVIPTPTFKFGGKVGSVVTSIVFEKK encoded by the exons ATGAGTGAACAAATTGAAGAGCTAGAAGGGTCGGAGCTTGGAACAAAAGATTTCTGGGAGTCGAGTTACACTCGAGAGATAGCGAACTATCGCGACCATGGCGATGTCGGTGAGGTTTGGTTCGATGAGGACAGCCAGAACCGCATCATTTGCTGGATTGCCAAACAGGAGGATGAAATCAAAGCGGACGATTCTATCATCGATCTGG GCTGTGGAAATGGCATGATGCTGATCGAGCTGGCCAGAGAAGGGTACACGAAGCTGACCGGCATCGATTACTCACCGAAAGCCATCGAACTATCGAAAGCCATATGCCGGGATCAGGACCTTAACATCAACTACCAGGTGGTGGATTTGATGTCGGAACCGGAAGTTGCTGCGCTGGGACAGTTCAAGGTGGTACACGATAAGGGCACGTACGACGCGATCAGTCTGCATCCGGAGGATGCGAAAACAATGCGTATGCACTACATCGCCAACGTGCATCGGATGTTGCAGGACGATGGCCTTTTTATACTGACGTCCTGCAACTGGACCGAGAGTGAGCTGGTTCAAAGTTTCGCCGAACTGTTTAAATTACATACGGTCATACCAACGCCGACGTTTAAATTCGGTGGCAAGGTGGGCAGCGTGGTAACGTCGATtgtgtttgagaaaaagtga